The following is a genomic window from Candidatus Obscuribacter sp..
CGGCCAATCTCAAGGCCCAGGCTCAATCTGGACTAAGTCAACTAGAAAAAGTCAGTGTGCGCACCGGTGGCAACACCGGCTCTTCAGCCGTCGCTAGTGCCACTGACAGTACTGCTAGTGGTGCTGCTGGCTCTGCCACTGGCAATAGCCCGGTGGCGACCTCTGGTGCCAATGGTGCTGGTACTTACTCGCCTGCCATGGCTAAAGGCGGCAAAGATCCCGGCAAAGATCTGGCTGATGCCAAAAAATCGCTGCCAGCGATCAAGCAAATCATCATGTTTTATAGCGATTCCAGCCCTGGTAGTGCTTCCATGCAAGATACCTGGGACGAAGCCAAAGTTAAATACAAGACTATCGAGTTTACTCGTCTCAACGTTGCTGATAACTCCAACGCTGAGATGGTAGCTAAATACAGTGTCAATGCTTACCCCACCACAGTGATGATCGATCAACAGGGCAAGGCCGTCCTTAACCAGGCTGGTCCAATGATCGGTGAGGCATTTAGCTCAACTATCGACGGCTTGCTCAAAAAGAAATAGAGTCCGATTGCCCTGAGGTTGCTAGTTTCGAAAGGGCTATCAGCTGTGGTGTGTCGAACTCTAAATACTATACCATATAAGATATATTGGCAAAAAATCAAGCAGTCAAGACGGTCTTACCGACTGGCTACTTGATGGAGAATAGACCACGATTTGATTGCTCAAACCGTGGTCTTTAGTTGCTCCTGGCGAAATGCACTTAGCGATTCTTGCTCGACTCCAGGGACGACTTTGTCTGTCGCCTCTGGATAAGTCGGTGTTTACGAGCCTTTATCGCTCTGTGGTGTCAGAAGTGACCGCCACGGTATTCTTCGCCGTCGACATTGACACGCGAGGCAGCCACCGCCGGACGAGCCGGGGCGTCAAACCAGGCGGCTTTGATGTCGAGCACCGGTGTGTCCTTGGGATCGTTGATGATCTTGGACACCTTGTCGTCATCGCCGAATTCGATGCGCTGCTTCAGTTTGCCGGTGACTTTGTCGTAGCGGTAGTCGACGCGCAGCTTGCGGGTGGCGTTCTTGTGGAACTGCACCACTTCCAGCTTGCCGTTGTCGAACCACTCGTAGTGAGCGACGACGTTGTCTTTGCCGTTCTTGATCTCGATGCGACGCAGCGAGAAGACCGGCTGACCACTGGCATCGACCTTGCCCGATTGCGGTCCGAAGAAGCGCTCCACAGCCACTTCACCGCTATTGTCGTAGTCGATGAAGGTGCGTCCGTAGTCGCGGTATTCACGGAACTCGCTGAGCTTGGTGCCATCCAGGCGGTAGGTGATCAGATTGGCGCTACGCGGGCTGACCGAGGAGGTCTCGCGCGGCTTGTCGGTGCCAGGGTAGTTGTAGGTCACCGAGTAGTTACCAAACGAGCGCGACTCCTGCCAGTTGACCGTGGTACCGTCCTCGGCAAAGTGGCGGGCATCGAAGTAGGTCTCGGTGTCCGGCGACGGGTACTTGAAGCTGACGTCGGCGGTACCGTCAGGACGGTTGAGTGTCTTGCCGATAAGTTGACCCTTGAGGTTGCGCACCTGGAGCTCGCTGACCTTGCCCAGAGGGCTGTAGAGAGCGAGGTTGTACTGCCAGGACTTGTCCTTCTCCAGATTGTTCTGGTAGAGCTGGCCTTCCTTGGTGAGCTTGCCTTCGGGGCTGAGGTAGCGTTCGGACTTGATGCCCAAACCGCTCTCGGCGAAGATACGCTCACTGTACAGGCTGCCGCGGGTCTGGCCTTTGGCGGCCGGGTAGAAGGTGCGCTCATAGGTGCGCCGATTTTCGCGGACATCCCAGAAGTGCACTTCCTGCGTGTAGCCATTGGCCAGCTCGACGATGTCGTTGGCGCTGCCGTCCGGGTTGTTGGTGCGCAGGCGGCGCAGCTCCTTTTTGTCAGCCGATGGCAGGAGCAGTTGAGGTCCGGACGTCTTGGCGATAAAATCGACATTGGTGCCGGCATCGAAGAATCCAGTCAGGCTTGCGGTGGCAAGACCGACTACGGCTATCAGTGCAGCGGTGGCTGCGATGACATGCTTCTTTTGCATGGTCATCTCCTTTCGATAGAGGTTGCGTGATAGTTAAAGGCCTTGAGCACACTTCACTTACGCATAACAGACTCAACGGAATCCCTACCACATCAGACTTTTGACCACACCTTGCTTGAGGCGATACCTATCCTTGCCTTAGCGCAAAGGGATGGGGTGGTCCAATCTGGGGTGGGGTTGTTGTTTTAGTCTTTTGTTTGATTTGTCCGTGTGAGTTATGAAATATGTGCTTACTAAAAGAGATATCAAGAGCTCCTGATCATACTCAACTAAACTTATACACATATGGCTTAGCGCTAGCTCTGCTGAAGTTAGCGCAGCTCGCCAGGTGGGCGTTTGCGGCTGTGGAGTAAGCGACTGGCGATGCTTGCGCTAGTCAGTGAGAGTCAATGCCAATTGGTCTGCTTGTGAGTTAAAAGCCAAATGCTTCAGCTTGCTTGCGCAGCTCCACCACCAGGTCATCCATCGAGGCAAAACGTTTATCTGGTTCTTTTTGCAGACACCTGAAGAGTATCGACTCCAGCGATTGAGGACGGTCGATATGCTGGTTTACAGTGCTTGGTTGTTTGGGCATTTCGTTTACGTGTTTAAAAATCACCTGCACCGAATTTTCGCCAATAAAGGGCGAAACTCCGCAAAGTGCCTCATACATGACACAGCCCAGTGAATAAATGTCGGTGCGAGGGTCAAGCTTGGCGCCCATGCACTGCTCTGGACTCATAAATAGCGGGCTGCCTAAAACATCGCCGGTGCGAGTCAGAGCCATGGCTCCTTCGGTTTCTTCGCCGACCATTTTGGCAATACCAAAGTCGACGATTTTGACCAGGTCTTGCTTGTTGTCGTCCATGGTCAAGATAATATTGCTGGGCTTGATGTCGCGGTGTACAACACCCTTGCGGTGGGCGTGAGCCAGTGCATCAGCAGTTTGCATAAAGAGCGGAATGACGCGAGCCGTGGGCAGCGCCCCAGTGTTTTTAATAACACTTTCCAGACTGGGTCCATCGAGCCATTCCATGACCAGATAGGCAATGTGGTTTTCGGTGATACCAAAATCGTGCACAGTAACAATGCTGGGATGTTTGAGTGTGCTGGCTGCCCGCGCTTCTTGCTCAAAGCGGTGGAGATAGCTTTGATTGCGCGCTAAATGGGGATGCAAGACTTTGATGGCCAGTTGGGCATTGGTTAATTTGTGGCGGGCCTTAAAAATCACACCCATGCCGCCTTCACCCAGTTGCGAGATAATCTCGTAGCGCTCAGGCAGATCGATAAAATCTTGCAGAGGGCGATTATCAAAGGGATTGAGCTTTTGTCCGCCCTTGTCCTGACTGGCGTTGATGACCCGAGTCTTGTCTGCATTGGTGAGGTTTTCGGGGATTACTGTAATGGCACTGCCGCTGTCGGGCAAATTGAGTTTTAAGCCAGCCTGGTTGATTGTGCCCTTTACTGTGACACTGACTGGCTCAACAGCCAGATAGCGGTTAACCAGTCTTTTGGCCAGCACGGCTACAGTCAAGGCCAGGTCGGCAGGCAGTTCACCATCAGCAAAACGCTCATATCTAAAATGGGCGTAGTTAAGTCTGCGCAAATCCAAAATGCAGTCCCACAGGGCATCGAGTGATTCTTTGTGACCTTTGCGCATAGGGATATTAAACTCTCTGGCTTTGGGCAAGCTTTTCCAGAGGGCAAGCAAATCGACAGTGACACAGCCAACTAAAGCTAAAGCAAAAAAGCCCAGGGCTAAATAGCCGTTGGCGGCCAGTGTTTCAAATATTGTTTTGCTCCAGGCAAAAATGCCACCAAATTGACTACCATTGATAGCAATGTGGTCGATAACAGCAATGGTAAAGCCAGACAGTGCCACAGGGATTGCGATTTTTTTGTTGTGTCGGTACATCAGGGCAATACCAAGAGTCCCGGTGGTCATGGCCGCCCAGATGGCATGACCGGAGATGACGCGCCCATTGACCAGCTCAGCGGCTGGGATAAAGACTGATAGATTGTTGAGGCTTTTTTGTGCAGCATGAGTAAAAGCGTCTTCTACTATGGCAAAACCAGCTCCACAAGCGGCACCCATTAAAAGCAAATCAGTAGCGCCAAGAGTCCAGCTGCTAAATTTGCGGCCGCGCCAGAGCAAAATCAGCACAGGCAAACACTTTGCTAATTCTTCCAGAGGCACTGTCAAAAGTGGTTTAAAAGGAGAATCACCCAGGACTTTGACAATGGGCACAGCAAAAGCCAGGTCCAGCCCCATAAAGAGCCCGCCAGCAAAAAAGCAGATAGCCAGTTTGTGCAATGGCACAGCCCTTACTGCACTGGCTGCCACAATCAATACCAACAAAAATGAGATGTTAAAGGCAATCCAGGCGATGGCCGGCACACCAGTCATCAGTAGTGTGGGTAAAAGCCAGAGCGCGGCTCCCACCAGTAGTACTAGATGGCGCACCTGGACCCGGCTGTTGCCCAGCGGGATGGTACCCCATGTGGT
Proteins encoded in this region:
- a CDS encoding protein kinase; the encoded protein is MKADLVERATTWGTIPLGNSRVQVRHLVLLVGAALWLLPTLLMTGVPAIAWIAFNISFLLVLIVAASAVRAVPLHKLAICFFAGGLFMGLDLAFAVPIVKVLGDSPFKPLLTVPLEELAKCLPVLILLWRGRKFSSWTLGATDLLLMGAACGAGFAIVEDAFTHAAQKSLNNLSVFIPAAELVNGRVISGHAIWAAMTTGTLGIALMYRHNKKIAIPVALSGFTIAVIDHIAINGSQFGGIFAWSKTIFETLAANGYLALGFFALALVGCVTVDLLALWKSLPKAREFNIPMRKGHKESLDALWDCILDLRRLNYAHFRYERFADGELPADLALTVAVLAKRLVNRYLAVEPVSVTVKGTINQAGLKLNLPDSGSAITVIPENLTNADKTRVINASQDKGGQKLNPFDNRPLQDFIDLPERYEIISQLGEGGMGVIFKARHKLTNAQLAIKVLHPHLARNQSYLHRFEQEARAASTLKHPSIVTVHDFGITENHIAYLVMEWLDGPSLESVIKNTGALPTARVIPLFMQTADALAHAHRKGVVHRDIKPSNIILTMDDNKQDLVKIVDFGIAKMVGEETEGAMALTRTGDVLGSPLFMSPEQCMGAKLDPRTDIYSLGCVMYEALCGVSPFIGENSVQVIFKHVNEMPKQPSTVNQHIDRPQSLESILFRCLQKEPDKRFASMDDLVVELRKQAEAFGF